A genomic region of Dermochelys coriacea isolate rDerCor1 chromosome 18, rDerCor1.pri.v4, whole genome shotgun sequence contains the following coding sequences:
- the TNFRSF8 gene encoding tumor necrosis factor receptor superfamily member 8 isoform X1, which yields MAARGLLLLLLLLQGSQAAPPQTLIPSPQSCDVLENWLYDETSQRCCYQCPSGYHKQKECPTDPGQDCGQCEPEHFLNREQGRPHCKACVSCKPEYDLVEKVPCSFNSRRVCECRAGLFCKVAVLNSCARCISHTVCKPGFGVLARGTSEVDVSCEECPSGTFSDRLSSTEHCKPHTDCAKLNKIAVGRGNSTHDQVCIDPPSMHLTPATLSGKFSNEPKDSGRARPPHLSEQPTTVGGQHSHTATKPVTSASILTSDAASGDANWTATGTVGGPDTKHAAGTSPISDIATEKTAKTGDGSFVPWGAVVLCSMVLLAGMLAVWQRKVCKRWIFTPSGKTPDLYPVTTGRPRSARQGSDLMKNCAKRFSMLKADKESEERELLNRLPNPIVETNNNLVSSSEKNPSPDSSLAEMIQSTGNATDYPADSRARDHTNNRIDKIYIMKADTVIVGSISEVPVSKNCAVRGCENDAEPQENMEEKELVMRYPQQETESFPGGDVMIPVEEEGKEFHHPTTATEK from the exons GCTATCATAAACAGAAAGAGTGTCCCACAGATCCAGGCCAGGACTGCGGGCAGTGTGAGCCCGAGCACTTCCTGAACAGGGAGCAAGGGAGGCCACACTGCAAGGCCTGCGTGTCATGCAAGCCAG AATATGACCTTGTGGAGAAAGTCCCTTGCTCCTTCAATTCCAGAAGGGTGTGTGAGTGCCGAGCAGGTCTGTTCTGTAAGGTTGCAGTTCTGAACAGCTGTGCGCGATGCATTTCCCACACTGTCTGCAAGCCAGGATTTGGAGTCCTAGCCAGAG gcACCTCAGAAGTTGATGTCTCTTGCGAAGAATGCCCTTCAGGTACCTTCTCTGATCGGCTCTCCAGCACCGAACATTGCAAGCCCCACACAGA ctgtGCCAAGCTAAACAAGATAGCAGTGGGCAGAGGAAATTCCACACACGACCAAGTCTGCATAGACCCGCCTTCCATGCACCTCACACCTGCCACTTTGTCTGGGAAATTCAGCAACGAGCCAAAGGATTCTGGCAGGGCAAGACCACCGCACCTGAGCGAGCAGCCAACCACCGTGGGAGGCCAGCATTCCCACACTGCCACAAAGCCAGTGACCAGCGCCAGCATCCTCACGAGTGATGCAGCCTCTGGCGATGCCAACTGGACCGCTACGGGAACTGTCGGTGGACCGGATACAAAACACGCAGCTGGCACTTCCCCTATCTCAGATATAGCTACAGAAAAGACTGCCAAGACAG GTGATGGGAGCTTTGTTCCCTGGGGTGCGGTGGTTCTCTGCAGCATGGTGCTACTCGCTGGTATGTTGGCGGTTTGGCAAAGGAAGGTTTGCAAGCGGTGGATCTTCACCCCAAGTGGGAAGA CTCCTGATCTGTATCCAGTCACTACAGGTAGACCCAGATCTGCACGTCAGG GTTCTGATCTGATGAAGAACTGTGCA AAGAGGTTCAGTATGCTGAAAGCTGACAAAGAGTCAGAAGAGAGGGAGTTACTAAACAGACTCCCCAACCCCATTGTGGAAACCAACAACAACTTGGTCTCCAGCTCAGAAAAAAATCCCAGTCCCGACTCAAGCCTGGCTGAGATGATCCAGAGCACTGGGAATGCCACAGACTACCCTGCTGATTCCCGAGCGAGGGACCACACTAATAACCGAATCG ACAAAATATACATAATGAAAGCCGACACTGTGATTGTGGGGTCCATTTCGGAAGTGCCTGTCAGCAAGAACTGCGCGGTTAGAGGATGTGAAAATGATGCTGAGCCCCAAGAAAACATGGAGGAAAAAGAACTGGTAATGCGTTATCCGCAGCAGGAGACAGAATCATTTCCAGGAGGTGATGTAATGATTCCAGTGGAGGAGGAGGGCAAGGAATTTCATCACCCTACCACTGCCACTGAGAAGTGA
- the TNFRSF8 gene encoding tumor necrosis factor receptor superfamily member 8 isoform X2, with product MQSLTTLIPSPQSCDVLENWLYDETSQRCCYQCPSGYHKQKECPTDPGQDCGQCEPEHFLNREQGRPHCKACVSCKPEYDLVEKVPCSFNSRRVCECRAGLFCKVAVLNSCARCISHTVCKPGFGVLARGTSEVDVSCEECPSGTFSDRLSSTEHCKPHTDCAKLNKIAVGRGNSTHDQVCIDPPSMHLTPATLSGKFSNEPKDSGRARPPHLSEQPTTVGGQHSHTATKPVTSASILTSDAASGDANWTATGTVGGPDTKHAAGTSPISDIATEKTAKTGDGSFVPWGAVVLCSMVLLAGMLAVWQRKVCKRWIFTPSGKTPDLYPVTTGRPRSARQGSDLMKNCAKRFSMLKADKESEERELLNRLPNPIVETNNNLVSSSEKNPSPDSSLAEMIQSTGNATDYPADSRARDHTNNRIDKIYIMKADTVIVGSISEVPVSKNCAVRGCENDAEPQENMEEKELVMRYPQQETESFPGGDVMIPVEEEGKEFHHPTTATEK from the exons GCTATCATAAACAGAAAGAGTGTCCCACAGATCCAGGCCAGGACTGCGGGCAGTGTGAGCCCGAGCACTTCCTGAACAGGGAGCAAGGGAGGCCACACTGCAAGGCCTGCGTGTCATGCAAGCCAG AATATGACCTTGTGGAGAAAGTCCCTTGCTCCTTCAATTCCAGAAGGGTGTGTGAGTGCCGAGCAGGTCTGTTCTGTAAGGTTGCAGTTCTGAACAGCTGTGCGCGATGCATTTCCCACACTGTCTGCAAGCCAGGATTTGGAGTCCTAGCCAGAG gcACCTCAGAAGTTGATGTCTCTTGCGAAGAATGCCCTTCAGGTACCTTCTCTGATCGGCTCTCCAGCACCGAACATTGCAAGCCCCACACAGA ctgtGCCAAGCTAAACAAGATAGCAGTGGGCAGAGGAAATTCCACACACGACCAAGTCTGCATAGACCCGCCTTCCATGCACCTCACACCTGCCACTTTGTCTGGGAAATTCAGCAACGAGCCAAAGGATTCTGGCAGGGCAAGACCACCGCACCTGAGCGAGCAGCCAACCACCGTGGGAGGCCAGCATTCCCACACTGCCACAAAGCCAGTGACCAGCGCCAGCATCCTCACGAGTGATGCAGCCTCTGGCGATGCCAACTGGACCGCTACGGGAACTGTCGGTGGACCGGATACAAAACACGCAGCTGGCACTTCCCCTATCTCAGATATAGCTACAGAAAAGACTGCCAAGACAG GTGATGGGAGCTTTGTTCCCTGGGGTGCGGTGGTTCTCTGCAGCATGGTGCTACTCGCTGGTATGTTGGCGGTTTGGCAAAGGAAGGTTTGCAAGCGGTGGATCTTCACCCCAAGTGGGAAGA CTCCTGATCTGTATCCAGTCACTACAGGTAGACCCAGATCTGCACGTCAGG GTTCTGATCTGATGAAGAACTGTGCA AAGAGGTTCAGTATGCTGAAAGCTGACAAAGAGTCAGAAGAGAGGGAGTTACTAAACAGACTCCCCAACCCCATTGTGGAAACCAACAACAACTTGGTCTCCAGCTCAGAAAAAAATCCCAGTCCCGACTCAAGCCTGGCTGAGATGATCCAGAGCACTGGGAATGCCACAGACTACCCTGCTGATTCCCGAGCGAGGGACCACACTAATAACCGAATCG ACAAAATATACATAATGAAAGCCGACACTGTGATTGTGGGGTCCATTTCGGAAGTGCCTGTCAGCAAGAACTGCGCGGTTAGAGGATGTGAAAATGATGCTGAGCCCCAAGAAAACATGGAGGAAAAAGAACTGGTAATGCGTTATCCGCAGCAGGAGACAGAATCATTTCCAGGAGGTGATGTAATGATTCCAGTGGAGGAGGAGGGCAAGGAATTTCATCACCCTACCACTGCCACTGAGAAGTGA